A DNA window from Tenuifilaceae bacterium CYCD contains the following coding sequences:
- the ade gene encoding adenine deaminase, whose protein sequence is MSSSFTVSGVVFDPIKRESFGAELSIRDGKIRKIVRNDSVIHPLILPGFIDSHVHIESSMLTPANFGKAAVKHGTVAVVTDPHEIANVAGVKGVEFMIKDSKDSDLKFYFGAPSCVPASPFDECFEPFTPEIIDGLMKRDDIHFLAEMMNFPGVIYKSESVMRILEKAHSVNKPVDGHAPGLGSDALKSYVSAGITTDHECFTLDEALEKIKLGMKILIRDGSAAKNFGSLHPLIKEHSKHLMFCTDDCHPDELLHGHINLKVKQSLAIGYNVFDVLQVSSVNPVTHYKLNVGLLQEGDSADFLVVDNLQNLNIQSTFINGVDVLSSQSNGQKTYTALNYVFPSSFHNSNLDLKVKSDKVKAIEVINDELITNTVVVTNETETLSCNLKEDVLKIAVLSRYKENELSVGLIKGFGMKKGAIAASIAHDSHHIISVGCDNASIEKCLEFIIKNRGGVCYFDGEQLHGLPLPVYGLMTDSTAEVAAAAYEKINSKVIADGCKLKAPFMTMSFMSLSVIPHLKITPAGLFDVDKFNYTELFI, encoded by the coding sequence ATGAGTTCGAGTTTTACTGTTTCGGGGGTTGTTTTCGACCCAATTAAAAGGGAATCTTTTGGTGCTGAATTGAGCATTCGGGATGGAAAAATCAGGAAGATCGTTAGGAATGATAGTGTGATTCATCCTTTGATTTTACCAGGTTTTATCGACTCTCACGTTCACATCGAGAGCTCGATGTTGACCCCTGCAAATTTTGGCAAGGCAGCAGTAAAGCACGGAACGGTTGCCGTTGTGACCGACCCTCATGAGATAGCAAATGTTGCAGGTGTGAAGGGGGTGGAGTTTATGATAAAAGATTCAAAAGATTCGGACTTGAAATTTTACTTCGGAGCTCCATCGTGTGTTCCCGCTTCGCCATTCGATGAGTGTTTTGAGCCATTCACACCCGAAATAATTGATGGTTTGATGAAAAGGGACGACATACATTTTCTTGCTGAGATGATGAATTTCCCAGGTGTGATATATAAATCGGAGAGTGTGATGCGAATTTTAGAAAAGGCACATTCTGTGAATAAACCTGTAGATGGTCACGCACCAGGGCTTGGTTCTGATGCTTTGAAATCTTATGTTTCAGCTGGAATTACAACCGACCACGAGTGTTTTACTCTCGATGAGGCCTTGGAAAAAATAAAGTTAGGGATGAAAATTCTTATTCGCGATGGTAGCGCTGCCAAAAATTTTGGCTCTCTTCATCCGTTAATTAAAGAGCATAGCAAACATTTAATGTTCTGCACCGACGATTGTCACCCCGATGAGTTGCTTCACGGGCACATCAACCTTAAGGTGAAGCAATCTCTAGCAATAGGATACAATGTTTTTGATGTTTTGCAGGTGTCGTCGGTTAACCCTGTTACTCATTACAAGTTAAATGTTGGATTACTACAGGAGGGCGATTCCGCTGATTTTTTGGTAGTAGATAATCTGCAAAATCTCAACATTCAGAGTACATTTATTAATGGTGTTGATGTTTTGTCTTCACAATCTAATGGTCAGAAAACCTACACCGCTTTAAACTATGTTTTTCCATCAAGTTTCCACAATTCAAATTTAGATTTAAAAGTGAAATCTGATAAAGTAAAGGCAATTGAGGTTATCAATGATGAATTGATAACTAATACAGTAGTAGTTACTAATGAAACTGAAACTTTAAGTTGTAATCTTAAAGAAGATGTTTTGAAGATTGCTGTGTTAAGTCGATACAAGGAGAATGAATTATCTGTAGGTTTGATTAAGGGTTTTGGAATGAAGAAAGGTGCTATTGCTGCTAGTATTGCTCACGATAGCCATCATATTATTTCCGTTGGTTGCGATAATGCATCCATTGAAAAATGCTTGGAATTCATTATTAAGAATAGAGGAGGAGTTTGCTATTTTGATGGAGAACAACTACACGGTCTTCCTCTTCCTGTTTATGGTTTAATGACTGATTCTACAGCCGAGGTTGCAGCCGCCGCTTACGAGAAAATTAACTCCAAGGTAATTGCTGATGGATGCAAGCTTAAAGCACCGTTTATGACTATGTCGTTTATGTCGTTATCGGTAATTCCACATCTAAAAATTACTCCAGCAGGATTGTTTGATGTAGATAAATTTAACTATACTGAACTTTTTATTTAG
- the uvrC gene encoding UvrABC system protein C, which yields MESVQDSVRVMPELPGVYQFYDTEGSLLYIGKAKSLKKRVSSYFNKTNHTNNKLRTLVRKIASIKFVVVDSESDALLLENVLIKKHQPKYNILLKDDKTYPWICIKNEPFPRVFSTRNYIEDGSIYFGPYTSGRLVKTLLDLTKNLFPLRTCSLNLSQPMIVKGKYKPCLEYQIGNCLAPCIGLQEESDYRVNIDAIKKILQGNLSDVLKWLNQEMKRFSDEYQFERAQMLKNKIDILHRFQSRTTIINPQLKDIEVYTILQKDGINVVNYLNVSSGVIIQSYNLELKNQLEEELPELLSYAITEIRSRLRSTSKNVIVNIMPDFLIDSLNYSAPQRGEKRNLVDLSLRNCAAYIDELIKRDDLKNPQNKVDRLLQKIKDDLNLLEFPLHIECFDNSNLQGTNPVAACVVFKNAKPSKRDYRHFSIKTVEGPDDFASMREVVHRRYSRLLEENQSLPQLVIIDGGKGQLGAAFESIHELGLSDKVKLIGIAKRLEEIYFPGDSVPLYLDKRSETLKVIQQARDEAHRFGVKHHTSRRSKGAISSSLDGINGIGPKTVEQLFATFKSIDGIRKATREELISLIGAKKADILLSNFSK from the coding sequence ATGGAATCCGTTCAGGACTCGGTACGGGTTATGCCAGAATTACCTGGGGTGTATCAGTTTTACGACACCGAGGGTAGTTTGCTTTATATTGGTAAAGCTAAGAGTTTAAAGAAGCGAGTTTCGTCGTACTTCAATAAAACCAATCATACCAATAACAAACTGCGAACACTTGTTCGCAAAATCGCATCTATTAAGTTTGTAGTTGTTGATTCTGAATCAGATGCTCTTTTACTAGAAAATGTTCTTATTAAGAAACATCAGCCCAAGTACAATATTCTTTTAAAGGACGATAAAACATATCCCTGGATTTGTATTAAGAACGAACCTTTCCCCCGTGTTTTCAGTACAAGGAATTATATTGAGGATGGAAGTATCTATTTCGGTCCTTATACCTCGGGCAGGTTGGTTAAAACCCTGCTCGATTTAACAAAAAACCTTTTTCCTTTACGTACCTGTAGCCTTAATTTATCGCAACCGATGATTGTAAAGGGAAAGTACAAGCCCTGTCTTGAGTATCAAATTGGTAATTGCTTGGCACCTTGCATTGGATTACAGGAAGAGTCTGACTACCGAGTTAATATCGATGCAATCAAAAAAATCCTGCAAGGAAATCTTTCCGATGTTCTGAAATGGTTGAATCAAGAGATGAAACGCTTTTCCGATGAGTATCAGTTTGAACGTGCACAGATGCTCAAGAATAAAATCGATATTTTGCATCGATTTCAAAGTAGAACTACAATTATTAACCCGCAATTAAAAGATATTGAGGTTTATACAATTTTGCAGAAAGACGGTATTAATGTTGTGAATTACCTCAATGTGAGTTCTGGTGTTATAATTCAATCGTACAATTTGGAGTTAAAAAACCAACTCGAAGAGGAGTTGCCGGAACTTTTATCTTATGCAATAACAGAAATAAGAAGTCGTTTGCGAAGTACTTCAAAGAATGTTATTGTGAATATTATGCCTGATTTTCTTATCGATAGTCTCAATTATTCAGCTCCACAAAGAGGGGAGAAGCGAAACTTGGTGGATTTAAGTTTGAGGAATTGCGCTGCGTACATTGATGAGTTAATTAAACGCGACGATTTAAAAAATCCACAGAATAAGGTTGACCGGTTACTCCAAAAAATTAAGGACGACCTAAACCTCTTGGAGTTTCCTTTACATATTGAATGTTTCGATAATTCTAACCTACAGGGTACAAACCCTGTTGCGGCCTGTGTGGTTTTTAAGAATGCAAAACCATCAAAGCGCGATTACAGACACTTCAGTATAAAAACTGTTGAAGGACCAGACGATTTCGCCTCCATGCGTGAGGTTGTTCATAGGCGTTACTCAAGGTTGTTGGAGGAGAACCAATCGTTACCCCAGCTAGTTATTATTGATGGCGGCAAAGGGCAACTTGGTGCTGCATTTGAAAGTATTCATGAATTGGGTTTATCCGATAAGGTAAAGTTAATTGGTATTGCCAAACGTTTGGAGGAAATATACTTCCCTGGCGACTCGGTTCCCTTGTACCTCGATAAGCGTTCCGAAACGCTAAAAGTAATTCAACAAGCCCGCGACGAGGCTCACCGCTTTGGCGTAAAGCATCACACCTCAAGACGTAGCAAAGGCGCAATTTCATCTTCGTTGGATGGTATTAACGGTATTGGCCCTAAAACAGTTGAGCAACTTTTTGCCACCTTTAAATCTATAGATGGCATTAGGAAAGCAACACGCGAAGAATTAATTTCGCTTATCGGTGCGAAGAAAGCCGATATACTACTATCAAATTTTAGCAAATAA